One Mycobacteroides abscessus ATCC 19977 genomic window carries:
- a CDS encoding TetR/AcrR family transcriptional regulator, with amino-acid sequence MTEDLVNAALQAAHALGKDVADVPLVEVARAAGVSRSTLLRRLGGTRQALDAAVRETGVDPGGRAPVRERATVAAAELIDERGLAAVTLEAVATQADCSVHSLYAAFGGRDELLRATFDRFGPIVDIEDTVGDSSVGTEEKLHRIYQRLVQAFSQKPRVMPAMYAEIMARPFDPSVRKLIEHNAPRMLGSVGLWLSGEIAAGRIRDLPVTVLTQQLLAPVVMHTALRPAAEGVLGLELPDIQEVCKIFADAFLHGVRVPEPPRG; translated from the coding sequence GTGACCGAGGACCTGGTGAACGCGGCGCTGCAGGCTGCGCACGCGCTCGGCAAGGACGTCGCGGACGTCCCGCTGGTGGAAGTCGCCCGCGCCGCCGGAGTGTCCCGAAGTACGCTGTTGCGCCGGCTGGGCGGCACGCGGCAGGCGCTGGACGCCGCCGTCCGCGAGACCGGCGTCGATCCGGGCGGGCGCGCGCCTGTGCGAGAACGCGCCACTGTCGCCGCCGCCGAACTAATCGATGAGCGCGGTTTGGCGGCAGTGACACTGGAAGCCGTGGCAACCCAAGCGGATTGCTCGGTGCACAGCCTCTACGCCGCTTTCGGCGGTCGCGACGAGCTACTGCGCGCCACCTTCGACCGATTTGGGCCCATCGTCGATATCGAGGACACCGTGGGCGACTCCTCAGTGGGCACCGAGGAAAAGCTCCATCGCATCTACCAACGCCTCGTCCAAGCTTTCAGTCAGAAGCCGCGGGTCATGCCCGCCATGTATGCCGAGATCATGGCCCGCCCTTTCGACCCATCGGTGCGCAAGCTCATCGAACACAACGCACCGCGCATGCTCGGCAGCGTTGGACTATGGCTGTCCGGCGAGATTGCCGCTGGCCGCATTCGCGACCTACCGGTGACCGTGCTGACACAGCAACTGCTCGCACCTGTCGTTATGCACACGGCCCTTCGTCCCGCGGCCGAGGGCGTCCTCGGGCTGGAACTCCCAGACATCCAGGAAGTCTGCAAGATTTTCGCCGACGCCTTCCTCCACGGCGTTCGCGTACCGGAGCCACCACGTGGCTAG
- a CDS encoding patatin-like phospholipase family protein, with protein MTTAFVLSGGASLGSIQVGMLLALAEAGIAPDLIVGTSVGALNGGWISSRPDIDGINGLADLWRSLSRKDVFPTNLSVGFLGFIGQRQSLVSDSGLRRLLKEHLLFRRLEDAPIPLHVVATDVLTGKDVLLSGGDPIDAIAASAAVPAVLPPVRIDGRDLMDGGVVNNTPLSHAVALGATEIWVLPTGYACALTETPRGAVPMALHAMTLAINQRLVADVNRFEGSVDLRVVPGLCPVRTSPADFSHADELIGRAHEQTRRWLLMPRFKINQADLLEHHHG; from the coding sequence ATGACAACGGCGTTCGTGCTGTCCGGTGGTGCCAGCCTGGGCTCGATTCAAGTAGGCATGCTGCTCGCCTTGGCAGAGGCGGGTATCGCCCCCGACCTGATCGTCGGAACATCCGTCGGCGCCCTCAACGGCGGATGGATATCCTCGCGCCCCGACATCGACGGCATCAACGGTCTGGCCGACTTATGGCGATCGCTATCGCGCAAAGACGTTTTTCCCACGAATCTCTCGGTGGGATTCCTGGGCTTCATCGGCCAACGCCAGAGTCTGGTATCCGATTCCGGCCTTCGACGGCTCCTCAAGGAACACTTGCTGTTTCGCCGTCTTGAAGATGCACCCATACCATTGCACGTCGTAGCTACGGACGTACTCACCGGCAAAGACGTCCTGCTGTCCGGCGGAGATCCGATCGACGCCATCGCAGCCAGTGCCGCCGTACCCGCAGTGTTGCCGCCGGTGCGAATCGACGGGCGCGACCTCATGGACGGCGGCGTGGTCAACAACACCCCGCTCTCGCACGCCGTGGCACTGGGCGCCACCGAGATCTGGGTGCTACCCACCGGATATGCCTGCGCCCTCACGGAAACACCCAGGGGTGCAGTACCCATGGCATTACATGCGATGACCCTGGCCATCAATCAGCGCCTGGTTGCCGATGTGAACCGCTTCGAGGGCAGCGTCGACCTGCGCGTGGTTCCGGGGCTGTGCCCGGTCCGTACGTCACCGGCAGACTTCTCACACGCCGATGAGCTGATCGGTCGCGCACACGAGCAGACGCGCAGGTGGCTGCTCATGCCCAGGTTCAAAATCAATCAGGCCGATCTGCTCGAACACCACCACGGCTGA
- a CDS encoding YhgE/Pip domain-containing protein: protein MLAGLAFGSEIKRFGRSRMTRAAIVVLMLLPLVYGALYLWAYWDPFGHVNKMPVALVNADKGATVSGQHVNIGEEISKSLTADGSMDWHVLSLDEARSGVDHGNYYFMLELPPDFSEAIASPLTGEPKQANLVAVYNDANNYISSSIGRTAIDQVLNAVSTRISGQAVNQVLSVVVSSGAGIQQAADGARQLADGAAKVDDGAGQLATGLHTARPGSAQLATGAKQLSDGINQATDPLLTVTKAVANIGGSTDKLQQGAEALRQANDQIDGIAKAQDSAANALTAVIDQLAGRQDPAANTLRGIQDQLREHQFTPQVRQQLTDAENASIAMTETLRGPGSPLKSALDQVGGKGQELTNKLTQLRNGAQQLATGNAQLSSGIAKMDDGAQQLKSGTAQLRSGSAELATKLTDGAKQVPTWSNQQKNAIADTIGGPVHLETAHENAAPNFGTGMAPFFVTLALFFGALVLWMILRPLQTRAIAAEVLPLRVALSSYLPAATIGIFQAIILYCVVRFALGMHAAHPVAMLGFMVLISFAFVAATQAINALVGPAVGRVLLMALLMLQLVSAGGMYPVETTSRPFQILHKYDPMTYGVNGLRQLILGGIDGRLWQAVITLLFILLGGLLITSLSARRNQLWNLTRLLPSIKM from the coding sequence ATGCTCGCTGGACTCGCATTCGGTTCGGAGATAAAGCGTTTCGGGCGCAGCCGCATGACACGCGCCGCGATCGTGGTTCTCATGCTGCTCCCGCTGGTATACGGCGCGCTCTATTTGTGGGCGTACTGGGACCCGTTCGGTCACGTGAACAAGATGCCTGTCGCGCTGGTCAACGCCGACAAGGGCGCCACCGTGTCGGGCCAACACGTCAACATCGGTGAGGAAATCTCCAAGAGCCTGACTGCCGACGGCAGCATGGACTGGCACGTCCTCAGTCTCGACGAGGCACGCAGCGGCGTCGATCACGGCAACTACTACTTCATGCTGGAACTGCCGCCCGACTTCAGCGAGGCCATCGCCTCACCGCTGACCGGAGAACCCAAACAAGCCAATCTGGTTGCCGTCTACAACGACGCCAACAACTACATCTCGTCGAGCATCGGCCGCACCGCCATCGATCAGGTGCTCAACGCCGTTTCGACCCGCATCTCCGGGCAGGCCGTCAATCAGGTGCTTTCCGTGGTGGTCTCGTCCGGTGCCGGCATTCAGCAGGCCGCCGACGGTGCCCGGCAGCTGGCCGATGGCGCGGCCAAGGTCGATGACGGCGCCGGGCAACTGGCCACCGGACTGCACACCGCACGGCCGGGATCTGCTCAACTCGCCACCGGGGCCAAGCAGCTCTCCGACGGCATCAACCAGGCCACCGATCCGCTGCTCACCGTCACCAAAGCCGTCGCGAACATTGGCGGAAGCACCGACAAACTGCAGCAGGGGGCCGAGGCCCTCCGGCAGGCCAACGATCAAATCGACGGCATCGCCAAGGCCCAGGACAGCGCCGCCAATGCGCTCACCGCTGTGATCGACCAGCTTGCCGGGCGCCAGGATCCGGCCGCGAACACGTTGCGTGGGATACAGGATCAGTTGCGAGAGCATCAGTTCACGCCCCAAGTCCGCCAGCAGCTGACCGATGCGGAGAACGCGTCCATCGCGATGACCGAGACCTTGCGCGGGCCCGGCAGCCCCTTGAAGTCCGCGCTCGATCAGGTCGGCGGCAAGGGACAGGAACTCACCAACAAACTCACCCAGCTGCGTAACGGTGCGCAGCAGCTCGCTACCGGGAACGCCCAGCTGTCCAGTGGCATAGCAAAAATGGATGATGGTGCACAGCAATTGAAATCGGGGACCGCGCAACTACGCTCCGGTTCTGCCGAACTGGCCACCAAGCTGACCGATGGTGCCAAACAGGTGCCCACCTGGAGCAATCAGCAAAAGAACGCCATCGCCGACACCATCGGCGGCCCGGTGCACCTGGAGACCGCGCACGAGAACGCCGCGCCCAACTTCGGCACCGGCATGGCACCCTTCTTCGTTACACTCGCCTTGTTTTTCGGGGCGCTGGTGCTGTGGATGATTCTGCGGCCCTTGCAGACTCGCGCCATTGCCGCCGAGGTACTCCCCCTCCGCGTGGCCTTGTCCAGTTATCTGCCCGCCGCCACGATCGGGATATTCCAGGCCATCATTCTGTACTGCGTAGTGCGCTTCGCCCTTGGCATGCATGCGGCGCACCCGGTCGCGATGCTCGGCTTCATGGTGCTGATCTCCTTCGCCTTCGTCGCCGCAACCCAAGCGATCAACGCTCTGGTAGGTCCGGCAGTCGGCCGCGTACTGCTCATGGCATTACTGATGCTGCAACTGGTCAGCGCCGGCGGTATGTACCCGGTGGAGACCACCTCGAGACCGTTCCAGATTCTTCACAAATACGACCCCATGACATATGGCGTCAATGGATTACGCCAGCTGATCCTGGGCGGTATCGATGGCCGGCTTTGGCAGGCCGTGATCACGCTGCTGTTCATTCTGCTGGGCGGGCTGCTCATCACCAGTCTGTCGGCGCGACGCAATCAGCTGTGGAATCTCACCCGGCTGCTACCGTCTATCAAGATGTAG